From the genome of Anopheles funestus chromosome 2RL, idAnoFuneDA-416_04, whole genome shotgun sequence:
GAAACGGGtacggggtttttgggaattGGTACGTAATGAATTTTTCACCGCAGTTAGAGCTTAAAATCGATGTTTACCATTAATAATACATTCTGACCACTTATCTTGGGTAGCTCGGCAATGTATATCATAAATCAtgacagaaaagaaaaacactcgAATGTATGTGAATGGCAGCAGCAGGAAAGCTGTGCAAATAGTGCTCAACTACCTTTATCCTTGTTTTTTGTCTTCATTTGATCGTGTGGCTGGTGGCTGGATGTAAAGCAGAAATTTTCCCATCATTCCGAATCGTTTTGCAAAAGAgatggaaaaatgaaacgagcTACATATGTGATGgggttttattgtttgtggCCGGCAGTAAAAGATGCTGCAGCTAGTGCATGATGATGTATGCAAATGGAGATAAGTTGTAGATTCATACAAAATTCATATGTTacttctctgtctctctttcacGGTTGGTCTATTTCTCGAAGGCATTTCTTGAAGTAAGcagaaaatgtgtttgtttctccATTGAAGTGCTGGAAAATTGTGCATATTTGCTTGAGATGCGTGTTATATCAGACTTTAATTCAATGTTTATggttaaaacaaaacgaaaccaagGTTTTAAACATTATGTTTTACCTTTATAGCAGTAATGTTCCACAAACATATCATTTgttggaaattgaaaattccTTCTTGGATCAATTTCCTTTGCTTATATTATAGCTCACGCGTTTCACATTTTTCGCAAAGTTCAGTAATTTATTTCCACTTTAACTCATGACGATAATAATTCATAATAACTTCATTATGGCTGGTGGGAAATTCTTTAagcgtttcgttttcttttttttatgcgcAATTTCACCCCCCGCCCATCGGTGTCATGGCGCTCTGGTTTTCGTGCTCCATTCGTTGTGCCGATGTTAGGCGGAAAAAAAATAGGTTCGCCAGAAACCAGCGCCAACTGGGGCATcgaacagaaaagaaacataaaactttAGCAGCGGAAAATGGCCACCGTCGGTCACCGATGTCTTCGTGCTCATTCAACTCGCTAGGGTTTCCCTTCGATGGGTAGTGcaataattttattctttatgcAAATTTAACTATAACACCACCCCGCTCGGGACTGTGTTTTCGTTCATCGCGTCATCTTCAAACTTCAGCTGCAACTCTAGCACCATGGCCTGTACCCACACCAACTTCCGTCGAAAAATAAGGTGCTAGATGAATCGGGTACGGCTCTTTAATATTCTATTCCGGTCCATACTTGAACCCCGGAAGTGGTTGTAAGTGGTGAAAATGAAGGGTGAACATTTTTTGACCCTTCCGTTCAGTCTAACGCGCCGCATGAATGATGAAGAATGTCGGTACGAAAATAAGCGTCGAAAAGATACATTTTATGAACCGTGCCAAACGTAGAAGCCATGGTATGGCTGGTATTATTTGACGAGTTTTTCATTAATGCATTTATAACCAAATGCTAACATCGTTCAAGTCATTGGTAAAATCAATTCTAACAAATAATCAACACGAACAGTATTTTatggaaacagttttttttaatgtaattttaaatttgatattttcataTGAATTAGGAAGGACCAGTTATTAATTATGTTGTCTTGAGCTACTAAATATGTTAAAAAGAACCGagcataaaaatgaattacGGGTGTCATGCACCAAGCGGACgataatggaggcgcccagctTCCCATGTATTCAAACACCCTTTCGAGTTCGCTCTTTCGTCGGTTGAGTTTTTGACGTGATGTTGCTTTTCAtaacatgtttttatttactggCTCCAATACAACTGGtactttgctttccttttcttttgagGTTGTACCTATTGTGGTAATTATATGTTGCATGTTCATAATTAATATGAGCAAAAGTGAGAGCGTGATAGTGGAACAGGCGCGgagcggtgtgtgtgtttccatCACGCATACGGTGGAAATTGACGTGTCGTTAGTATAacaagcttgtttttttttcattcagttAAACCAGCGGTTATACACTGGCATGGTGCGAATAATGCCATAAAATCCTCATACATTCTTCGTACGtgttggtgaaaaattaacaacagCTATAAAGATGCTAATATTATCGCTCGACCGTCTGTTCCCTTGGGCGCTTTCGTCGTACCCGTGATAATGTTTCCGAAAGTgctatttttcttcaccaaatCAAGCAAACAGTAACTGTTTTCCCTCTACATTTCATGTTTAGGATCTCAGGCCTTTTAAAACCTATTATATGGCATCAGTTTGTCAGTACTCTTCTTCTGTTGAACTTAGTATGAAATAATTTCCACAACAGAAATTCTGTTTCTACCATGCATGTCAGTGTGTtccaagaaggaaaattaaataattaaagctAGAATATTAGATCGATCGGACCATCTACAAACGAAgctattaaatatttttccttgcATAACATATATCTTTAATTACAGAACCTccgttaaaaataaattagcaaCTAATTTCCGTAATTGGTCGAAATAATCATGAAGTGCAATTTGAAATTCCGTTTGACAGCTTCCAACTTTATTCCACTCTGGAAACCATTGTTACGAGCTTTAATTGCGTTTGTACTATCTAGGCCAGACAAGTTAGTGTTCGATCAACATCGTTGCGAGCAGCATCAGATTTCGCAAAGAATGGAAACCTCAATCGGAAAGCATCACTCGCTGGAACGCTTTCGTGCCACGGTTGCCTGGCAAAACAGGGTGCTAGCTCTCTTCGGGTGTTACGTGTACGTCGCCGAACATCGAGTCACGTCCCGCATCATCGTTATCTGCTTCATTTCCATCTCCTTCATCGTCTTGTCGGTGTACAGTGCCGTACAGTCCTGGGGTGATATGGGTCAGGTCGTCCTGAGCATGGTGGCCGTTTTCTACGCCATCGTCGGCGTAGCACGGCTAGCGGTAGCCATCAGCGATCCAGCCGGTTGCTACCGTTCCATCAAGCTAGCGGAGGAAATGTACCAACATGCGAACGGGTCCGATCCGGCCGAATGTAGCGTTCTTGCGCGATACACCGACCTGTTTTGCAAAAGTGTCCAGCTGTACACATTCTGCTTCATCCTGAGCGTAGTGCTAGTAACAGTGATGCCTTTTGCGTTCTATCTGTTTCGTGGCGAACGATTTTTGCCCCTTGGAATTGTGTTCCCGTTTACCGAGGGGGAAAATGTGATCGGTTTCTGGTGCACCCTTGGCGTACAGctgatttatattttctccGGCCCTTTGGCGTTGGTACCTTCGCAGAACATTTACTTTGCATTCATTTTCAACATCTGCCTACAGTACGAGCTGTTGATTGAGAGGCTGAAACAGTTGGATGTGACGATACGTAAGTCCGGCGGGTTTAGGGAAAATTCACACTCTTTACCCATACGCGATCAGTTGGTGAAGATCATACAACTCCAACAACGATCCACCAAGTAAGCAAATCTTATGCAAATGGTTTGAGGCCGGGTAAGCTTTTATATCACATGTTTTACAGCTACATAACACACATCGAGCACTTCTATCAGATGCAATCGTTTGTTGAATTCCTCTGCAACTCGCTACAAGCAGCATTAACCTTGAACGAACTACATCGCGTATGTTGTCTTCCTCTGGTAGGTGTATTTCTCAGCTCCTCAACcttcaaatgttttatattgcAGAGCTTTTGGTTGCCGGGTTTATTTATTCTACCGATAGCCGTGGTGCAGATGCTAATGTTGTGCAGTTTGGGAACGCTAATCGAATTGAAAAGCGATCAGTTTACGGATGAGCTGTACGACATTGCCTGGTCCGAGATGGAACTTCCCCAACAGGCCATGTTTAAGTACGTACTGCAAAGTGCCCAGCAGCCCATGCGTTTGACCTGTGGACGGTTTGCTGTAATTAATATGAACCTATTTCTGACGGTATGTGGCTGACGAGGTTAATTGCGTAGTAGtgagtttaaattttattttcagattcacaaaaaaatatattctttcTTCATGATGCTTCAGAATATGTAATATTCCTGCAACTGGAAGAAACGGTAATCAAAAGTTTCCTAGTGGAAATTATAAACTCTCAATAGTCATCTCTTCAAGAACTCTCGTTTGAAAGGGTctgaaaattagaaaataaaatcatgaaaaataaattaatgtgcGTAATGCGTCCTTCCATACAGATTATATTTGTTTCACATGTGATGCGAAGAAAAAAGTTCAACAAACTTTTTAGTCATTTCGAACAGAATGGAATTTCTATCCTGCCCTTAGCATCTGGCTGTTAATCCTTCATTTGATAGAGCAACTTTTTGtgttacttcatttttttccgaaTCACACAATCTCTCTCAGATTCGATTGCATTTCAGTGCGACCACATAGCACGATGGTGCTGTACACACCAGCACAAGCATGTACGCCCGGTCCCCGCGTTATGTTAACGGTTGATACATAAACTAACACGACACACCACGGGGCCCTCCCGAATGTTGGGAGGCGCGTGCAGACGAAATCGCAACCCGCGCATTCCAGTGCGTAATATACCGACCACGGCTTCACGGGTTCCAATGTTCCATGATATGCATCTTGGTTGTGGGTTTCGGGGTTTCCATTCGTTTTCGCTGCAACCCCGGGGCTGATGCTGTACGTACGAAAGGCTCTTCCAGCGGTTCCAACGGTTTCCCGGCTGGTATTAAGCATCCTCGATGCCACGGTTCGATCCGTGCCGTTATTGGTGCAATTTCATCAGTGTGCTTCAACCGTgtgccgcacacacacacagtcggGGAAACTGTTTCTCGAGCCTTGTGTTACGTTCGCGATATTCCGTGAAACGACGCAAAGGACACTACCGCAAGCCTCGGAACCATGGCTTCAGTTCGATTCCTCCTACTCCTCTGGCGCTTTCCTTGCTGCTTTAGTGCACATGATGAAGAGACAGCCCATCGTACCATCGCATAGTTTGAGTCGGAGGTTAGAGGTTAGAGAAGTATAAAATACGAACTCCAACCATCGCAAAGGGAAGCGGATATGGTGCGGTTGAACAAGGGAACCATTCGGTCGTATCCATCCGTTTGCATCTTCTGCCTTTATGCTGTGACGATAGCACCATCACGATGGGCTCGAAACGCAACTGTAACCCGCCACAATCCCGTGCTTTCGCTTCCGACCTTCCCCAAGTATCCTGTTTGCCAGCTGgagcatcaacaacagcaaaaaaaaaagggaaacaccTACCATGGATTAGGGAACTCCCGGAGAAACGGATGGACTTGAAGCTTTTGCgaaatggcaaatgtttgtGTCCTCTCGTTTGCTCCGGCATGTGTGTGCAACACATACGGGTCTGGAGGGAGGCTTTTGTGTGTAGATTGAAAtggtaaatgaaatgaaaatttcgtacACTTCATGGTGGTGATGCTCTCGGTGTGGGAGAAATGCgagaagggaggaaaaaagctttttttttatctgtttccGCGAtgccaaaccaaaaaacccaaaccatcGTCCATATCGTTTGTGAAAATATGAGTTTTCTAGAAAGCGCAGCAAACACGGCGAGCACTTCCGCTTTTGCACCATGTCACAGAGACCGGAAGGTTTGGTctgtttgttgatgttgctaCTCTGCTGATGTGTTTCGAGCACGGTTAGTGGTGGCCGTTGTGtcctgtgattttttttgttgtctacCCCCTCTTCGGCGAACATCCGTTCAGAGCTGATGCGTCCGTGTGGCGAGGGGGAAGCGCACAAAAGGGCAGAAGGAAAGGAAGGCCTAAAGCGTGAAACGATATGCTGTCGATGCATCGGAATTTTCTCCCCCCTTGTACGCGTTTTTGCACAAACCTCGAGAGGATGTGTCCCCGGTTCGGTATATCGGAGGGGTGTTTCCCGTTTCGTGAAGTTTCATTCTGCGTTGGGACATGTAGGAATCGATCGCTTTCAGGAATTCTGGTAGGATGAAAAGAAGCTTTCCccctatgtgtgtgtgtgggtaacACATAACACATACACGTTGCTCGGCCCAGTGCGTGTAGCCGCATTACGATTGGGCTCGTTAGAACGAGCTGAAATTTCTCCATCGCCCATAGGTCGGGGGAACCCTGGGAAAACATTTCCCGCAAACCTCCCAACCAAATCGCAAATGCTACACGGCTGGCAGAGCCGAAAAAGCGAGCGCCTTTCCTTTTTGACGTTGTGTGTACGAAGATAGGCGCTACACGCCATCGAAGCAGTTTCGTACACGCACTTTTTACTCGGTGAAGTTGGGCAAAGTCGTTCTGGGGGAGAGTAAAAGGTCGGGTCACCAGATTACGGATAGTACAAATTCCATAACGTAGGCGAAGGGATCCGTTTTGCAAACGGATTGGaagtaaggtttttgcttGTTGGAATGAGGCCGG
Proteins encoded in this window:
- the LOC125762588 gene encoding uncharacterized protein LOC125762588, producing the protein MKCNLKFRLTASNFIPLWKPLLRALIAFVLSRPDKLVFDQHRCEQHQISQRMETSIGKHHSLERFRATVAWQNRVLALFGCYVYVAEHRVTSRIIVICFISISFIVLSVYSAVQSWGDMGQVVLSMVAVFYAIVGVARLAVAISDPAGCYRSIKLAEEMYQHANGSDPAECSVLARYTDLFCKSVQLYTFCFILSVVLVTVMPFAFYLFRGERFLPLGIVFPFTEGENVIGFWCTLGVQLIYIFSGPLALVPSQNIYFAFIFNICLQYELLIERLKQLDVTIRKSGGFRENSHSLPIRDQLVKIIQLQQRSTK